A region from the Clostridium beijerinckii genome encodes:
- a CDS encoding 5-methylcytosine-specific restriction endonuclease system specificity protein McrC, which produces MNSSNYQLKIPIRNIYCMLSYAYNVLKQDSFEKLGEEKFENIYDLLTEILIIGIRKQVKQGIYKEYINNDEPLSVVRGKIDIGKSIQLKVKSSMKLHCVYDEFSSDNILNQIIKSTCIKLIKNDEVNVAKKKKLKSLMLYFGEISEITIKHIEWSKLRYHKNNLTYKMLINICYLINEGLIVNETQGKNKFVTFIKDRQMAILYEKFIYEFYRQEFPQYKVKYQEQIKWKSDNNYIDFLPNMNTDISIANGNRKLIIDTKFYSECMQKNYLSNNKSFISGNLYQIFTYVKNSNFDGNVSGMLLYPTVSYEVSEDYQLSGNDIFIRCVDLNREFFEISDKLKEIIKQYLMDNAI; this is translated from the coding sequence ATGAATAGCTCAAATTATCAGCTTAAAATACCAATTAGAAATATATATTGTATGCTTTCTTATGCTTATAATGTACTAAAGCAAGATAGCTTTGAAAAACTAGGAGAAGAAAAGTTTGAAAATATATATGACTTATTAACTGAAATTCTAATTATAGGGATTAGAAAGCAAGTTAAGCAGGGCATTTACAAAGAATATATTAATAATGATGAGCCATTATCAGTGGTTAGAGGGAAAATTGACATCGGGAAATCTATACAATTAAAAGTTAAATCAAGTATGAAACTACATTGTGTTTATGATGAATTTAGTAGTGATAACATTTTAAATCAAATTATAAAATCAACGTGCATTAAACTTATAAAAAATGATGAAGTTAATGTAGCTAAGAAGAAAAAACTTAAAAGCTTAATGCTTTACTTTGGAGAAATAAGTGAAATAACTATAAAACACATAGAATGGTCTAAGCTTAGATATCATAAAAACAATTTGACTTACAAAATGCTTATAAATATATGTTATCTAATTAATGAAGGGCTTATTGTAAATGAAACACAAGGTAAAAATAAATTTGTTACATTTATAAAAGATAGACAAATGGCAATTCTTTATGAAAAGTTTATATATGAATTCTATAGACAAGAATTTCCACAATATAAAGTTAAATATCAGGAACAGATTAAATGGAAAAGTGATAATAACTATATAGACTTTTTGCCAAATATGAATACAGATATTTCAATAGCGAATGGTAACCGAAAACTTATAATTGATACAAAATTCTATAGTGAGTGTATGCAAAAGAATTATTTGAGTAATAATAAATCATTTATTTCAGGTAACTTGTATCAAATTTTTACTTATGTTAAAAATAGTAATTTTGATGGGAACGTTAGTGGAATGTTACTTTATCCAACTGTTTCTTATGAAGTAAGCGAAGATTATCAATTGAGTGGTAATGATATTTTTATTAGATGTGTGGATTTGAATAGGGAGTTTTTTGAGATATCAGATAAGTTAAAGGAAATTATAAAACAATATCTAATGGATAATGCAATTTAG